From a single Cinclus cinclus chromosome 16, bCinCin1.1, whole genome shotgun sequence genomic region:
- the LOC134050611 gene encoding noggin-2-like, with protein sequence MKTCCTIGMTAIRALLLCLCLGLPAGGQPFLRLRPSPSDNLPVKDIVEHPDPEYDPKEQDLDERTLRKKLGSHFDPGFMAVAVPGPANASGAAAAAGRGRAALPAELRRLELGPPRGPRLRLGKKARRKVLQWLWAHTHCPVLYAWKDLGVRFWPRYIKEGNCLAEKSCSLPEGMFCKPVKSVTKTFLRWHCQGWSSQKYCTWIPVQYPLISECKCSC encoded by the coding sequence CATGACGGCGATCCGGGcgctgctgctctgcctctgcctggggCTGCCGGCGGGCGGGCAGCCCTTCCTGCGCCTGCGACCCTCGCCCAGCGACAACCTGCCCGTCAAGGACATCGTGGAGCACCCGGACCCCGAGTACGACCCCAAGGAGCAGGACCTGGACGAGAGGACGCTGAGGAAGAAGCTGGGCAGCCATTTCGACCCCGGCTTCATGGCCGTGGCCGTGCCGGGGCCGGCCAACGCCTCGGgcgccgcggcggcggcggggcgggggcgggcggcgctGCCGGCCGAGCTGCggcggctggagctggggccgCCCCGGGGCCCGCGCCTGCGGCTGGGCAAGAAGGCGCGGCGGAAGGTGCTGCAGTGGCTCTGGGCGCACACCCACTGCCCCGTGCTCTACGCCtggaaggacctgggggtgcgCTTCTGGCCGCGCTACATCAAGGAGGGCAACTGCCTGGCCGAGAAGTCCTGCTCGCTGCCCGAGGGCATGTTCTGCAAGCCCGTCAAGTCCGTCACCAAGACCTTCCtgcgctggcactgccagggctggtcCAGTCAGAAGTACTGCACCTGGATCCCCGTGCAGTACCCGCTCATCTCCGAGTGCAAGTGCTCCTGCTAA